A genome region from Streptomyces sp. SAI-135 includes the following:
- a CDS encoding long-chain fatty acid--CoA ligase — MLRSAGAADAMDGLMQPRPLTIAHIVERAERLYAHKCVTTAGADRHTYAEVVHRVRRLATGLDLLDVPVGARVATFACNNRRHLELYLAVPATKRVLHTVNIRLSSEHLEYIVNHAEDDVVFVDRRLLPRIWPSADRMPRVRHWVVLPDGSDHPIPADPRILDYDELLLRANPFAGSFEDAFASADENLASGLCYTSGTTGRPKGVLYSHRSTVLHCLGTLAAGLIGLSESDVVMPIVPFFHANAWGLPYGALMAGASLTLPGHSADPVHLLQLMEAERVSVAGAVPTVWSSLVPRLRNHDLSATRFLLGGGSAVPPSLSETYRAATGVPITHSWGMTEVSPVGAIGGTRTQHRGATEEEQVAVRAAQGQPLPLVNVRIVDVETGRALPRDGHAVGELQVSGPWVASGYFRRGADDSFTDDGWLRTGDLATIDADGYLRLVDRIKDLIKSGGEWISSVELEAAIASHPDVAEVAVIARPDPRWTERPVAYVVLRDGSDHTAEELLRHITPMVAKWWLPDDIVFMTSLPKTGTGKLSKSSLRESARIG; from the coding sequence GTGCTGAGGTCGGCCGGTGCAGCCGACGCCATGGACGGCCTGATGCAGCCGCGCCCGCTCACCATCGCCCACATCGTGGAGCGAGCCGAACGGCTGTACGCGCACAAGTGCGTCACCACGGCCGGCGCAGACAGGCACACCTATGCCGAGGTGGTTCACCGCGTTCGGCGTCTCGCAACCGGACTGGACCTCCTCGACGTCCCCGTCGGCGCCCGTGTCGCCACGTTCGCCTGCAACAACCGACGCCACCTCGAGCTCTATCTCGCCGTGCCGGCCACCAAGCGGGTCCTGCACACCGTGAACATCCGGCTCTCCTCGGAACACCTCGAGTACATCGTCAACCACGCCGAGGACGACGTGGTGTTCGTCGACCGCCGGCTCCTTCCACGGATCTGGCCGAGCGCCGACCGGATGCCCCGCGTGCGGCACTGGGTGGTGCTGCCCGACGGCAGTGATCATCCGATTCCGGCGGACCCCCGCATCCTGGATTACGACGAACTGCTCTTGCGGGCCAATCCGTTCGCAGGCTCGTTCGAGGACGCGTTCGCGTCGGCGGACGAGAACCTGGCCTCCGGGCTGTGCTACACGTCGGGCACGACCGGACGGCCCAAGGGCGTGCTCTACAGCCACCGTTCGACGGTCCTGCACTGTCTCGGCACGCTGGCGGCAGGTCTCATCGGTCTCAGCGAGAGCGATGTCGTCATGCCGATCGTGCCGTTCTTCCACGCCAACGCCTGGGGCCTGCCGTATGGAGCGTTGATGGCAGGTGCCTCCTTGACCCTTCCCGGTCACTCCGCGGATCCGGTGCACCTGCTGCAATTGATGGAGGCCGAGCGGGTGAGCGTCGCCGGTGCCGTGCCCACGGTGTGGTCGAGCCTGGTTCCGCGGTTGCGGAACCACGACCTGAGCGCCACACGTTTCCTGCTCGGCGGCGGCTCCGCCGTTCCTCCGTCGCTCTCCGAGACCTATCGTGCCGCGACCGGCGTACCCATCACCCATTCCTGGGGGATGACCGAGGTCAGCCCCGTCGGGGCCATCGGCGGTACACGCACCCAGCACCGGGGGGCGACCGAGGAGGAGCAGGTGGCCGTGCGAGCCGCCCAGGGCCAGCCGCTGCCGCTGGTGAACGTGCGGATCGTCGACGTCGAGACAGGCCGCGCGCTGCCGCGGGACGGCCATGCCGTCGGCGAGTTGCAGGTGTCGGGACCGTGGGTGGCGAGCGGGTACTTCCGGCGGGGCGCGGACGACAGCTTCACCGACGACGGGTGGCTGCGCACCGGCGATCTGGCCACCATCGACGCCGATGGCTATCTGCGCCTGGTGGACCGGATCAAGGACCTGATCAAGTCCGGAGGCGAGTGGATCTCCTCCGTGGAGCTCGAAGCCGCCATCGCCTCGCACCCGGACGTCGCCGAAGTCGCCGTCATCGCCCGCCCGGACCCGCGGTGGACGGAGCGCCCCGTCGCCTACGTCGTGCTGCGCGACGGCAGTGACCACACGGCTGAAGAGCTCCTGCGGCACATCACGCCCATGGTCGCCAAGTGGTGGCTGCCCGACGACATCGTCTTCATGACCTCACTGCCCAAAACGGGCACCGGCAAGCTGTCCAAGAGCAGCCTGCGTGAGTCGGCGCGTATCGGTTGA
- a CDS encoding TetR/AcrR family transcriptional regulator, whose translation MTSSTPERRSRPAPAPRADGTRLAIIECAERLYAERGVNGVSLREIGAAAGQRNTGAVRYHFGSKTGLLSAVFEHRMTPANTLRERMLAEADAAGRGMDARTLVEALVLPLAELLGEPGRPSWYARFLAQTAIDPQLADAVGYRPGTPWTSGAVKTEQRILRNLHHLPEPLRRQRFLLLVGFFTHALADWEAQLSLGQTHLTSRQELVEHVITLGAAMLAVDSPR comes from the coding sequence ATGACCTCGTCCACTCCGGAACGCCGATCCCGTCCGGCCCCGGCACCTCGCGCCGACGGAACCCGCCTTGCCATCATCGAGTGCGCCGAGCGGCTGTACGCGGAGCGCGGGGTGAACGGCGTCTCCCTACGGGAGATCGGCGCTGCCGCAGGGCAGCGCAACACCGGCGCCGTGCGCTACCACTTCGGATCAAAGACGGGTCTCTTGTCGGCGGTGTTCGAGCATCGCATGACCCCGGCCAACACACTCCGGGAGCGAATGCTCGCAGAAGCCGATGCGGCCGGACGCGGAATGGATGCGCGCACACTGGTGGAGGCGCTGGTACTGCCACTGGCCGAGCTCCTCGGCGAGCCGGGGCGGCCGAGCTGGTACGCGCGCTTCCTCGCCCAGACAGCCATCGATCCCCAACTGGCCGACGCGGTCGGATACCGTCCGGGCACCCCGTGGACCAGCGGAGCGGTCAAGACCGAGCAGCGCATCCTGCGCAATCTGCACCACCTTCCGGAACCCCTGCGTCGCCAGCGCTTCCTGCTGCTGGTCGGCTTCTTCACGCACGCCCTCGCCGACTGGGAAGCCCAACTGTCCCTAGGGCAAACGCATCTGACGAGCCGACAGGAACTGGTCGAGCATGTGATCACCCTGGGAGCCGCCATGCTCGCCGTGGACAGCCCCCGGTAG
- a CDS encoding MFS transporter, whose amino-acid sequence MTSPTDSRIRQLGILAVLVLLTETAPLEVSLVYPAARSLAQSFGSAGADAVTGTVSLAAVVCIPLLGRIADVVGKKRVLLYSGALFASGSLLCAVAASLPLLLLGRVLQGAVGGALAVAYAMVRDALPRHRVPVALGIVSSGIGISGITAPFLGGALVDRYGYHGVFWFLFLLSALVLPLAAVVLPGDQRPNDASAPERPRLDVPGALLLGLAAAALVSGISAGVRSGWSSPGFLAALPSAALLAIGFWRRERSRPDPAIDLGLLTAPAVRGTLLPAVLTTACTSAVAYLLAQLLQTPRHAGLGYAFGLTALAAAGWTFTLGLGSLAGGPIGGYLARRSGPRSTALTAQALVTVGAFGFAALPGQRGAILLISLVFGLGIGLAYVSFANLITEAVPDERAATGTALLAVANQLGAATGASVLASVRTLYPVGPTGTLFAGSGYRLAFICAAAAALLALLTTWRMRHGRAPATGGAATRRTDLPAAVAAGTKSTITKEMI is encoded by the coding sequence ATGACCTCTCCCACCGACTCCCGGATCCGGCAACTGGGCATCCTCGCCGTACTCGTCCTGCTCACAGAGACGGCTCCGCTGGAGGTGAGCCTGGTCTACCCGGCAGCCAGGTCCCTCGCGCAGTCTTTCGGCAGCGCAGGTGCCGACGCCGTCACCGGCACGGTGAGCCTGGCCGCCGTGGTGTGCATCCCCCTGCTGGGGCGCATCGCCGATGTGGTGGGCAAGAAGCGGGTGCTGCTGTACTCGGGGGCGCTGTTCGCGAGCGGGTCGCTGTTGTGCGCGGTGGCCGCATCGCTGCCGCTGCTGTTGCTCGGCCGGGTCCTGCAGGGCGCCGTAGGCGGTGCACTGGCGGTTGCCTACGCGATGGTCCGCGATGCACTTCCCCGCCATCGGGTGCCGGTCGCGCTGGGCATCGTTTCCAGTGGGATCGGAATCAGCGGGATCACCGCGCCCTTCCTCGGTGGCGCGCTGGTCGACCGTTACGGCTATCACGGCGTGTTCTGGTTCCTGTTCCTGCTGAGCGCGCTGGTTCTGCCGCTTGCGGCGGTAGTACTTCCCGGCGACCAGCGTCCGAACGACGCGTCCGCGCCGGAACGCCCGCGACTTGATGTTCCCGGAGCGCTCCTGCTCGGCCTGGCCGCCGCGGCACTGGTGTCGGGCATCAGCGCTGGCGTGCGCTCGGGCTGGTCCTCGCCCGGCTTCCTGGCGGCCCTTCCCTCCGCGGCACTCCTGGCCATCGGCTTCTGGCGACGTGAACGGTCCAGGCCCGACCCCGCCATCGACCTCGGCCTGCTCACCGCTCCGGCGGTGCGGGGCACGCTGCTTCCGGCCGTACTCACCACGGCCTGCACGTCCGCCGTCGCCTACCTGCTGGCCCAGCTCCTGCAGACCCCGCGCCATGCCGGACTCGGCTACGCCTTCGGGCTGACCGCACTGGCCGCGGCTGGCTGGACCTTCACTCTGGGACTCGGTTCACTCGCCGGCGGCCCCATCGGCGGGTACCTGGCCAGGCGCAGCGGCCCTCGCAGCACGGCGCTGACGGCGCAGGCACTGGTCACGGTCGGGGCGTTCGGCTTCGCCGCACTGCCCGGGCAGCGCGGTGCCATCCTGCTGATCAGCCTGGTGTTCGGTCTGGGCATCGGGCTCGCCTACGTATCCTTCGCCAACCTCATCACCGAGGCCGTGCCCGACGAACGAGCCGCCACCGGAACGGCCTTGCTCGCGGTCGCCAACCAGCTCGGGGCGGCAACCGGGGCATCGGTCCTGGCCTCGGTACGCACCCTGTACCCGGTCGGTCCCACCGGAACGCTCTTCGCGGGCAGCGGCTACCGCCTGGCCTTCATCTGCGCCGCGGCCGCCGCGCTGCTCGCCCTGCTGACCACCTGGCGCATGCGACACGGCCGCGCCCCGGCAACCGGCGGTGCCGCCACCCGTCGTACCGACCTGCCCGCAGCCGTGGCTGCGGGCACCAAATCCACCATCACCAAGGAGATGATCTGA
- a CDS encoding TauD/TfdA family dioxygenase produces MTSRTGQLETPAFARSARALRPTTVGRESRPDSTGGPYRHLALVPQSRLIGAEVRGIDLAEDLVPEVLAELKRALLEWKVLFFRGQKLTAREHAAVARHWGELEDHPFLPKAEIPEVVRLEHDATHPGTENIWHSDVSFSPNPPLGSMLRAVTVPGLGGDTLWADMYAAYEGLPAEVRGYIDGLTALHEIPTVPAEAGGEVAKNMRAARARLQPVEHPVVRTHPETGRKLLYVNAVFTTAIVGLTPSESQDLLDLLFRQAAHPEYQVRFHWEPGSVAFWDNRATQHYAVSDYFPDSRLMERVTVIGDRPY; encoded by the coding sequence ATGACCTCTCGGACCGGACAACTCGAGACGCCCGCATTCGCCCGCTCCGCCCGAGCACTACGTCCGACCACGGTCGGACGGGAGTCCCGTCCGGACAGCACCGGCGGACCGTACCGGCACCTTGCCCTGGTTCCGCAATCCCGGCTGATCGGCGCCGAGGTTCGCGGCATCGACCTCGCCGAGGATCTCGTTCCCGAAGTGCTCGCCGAACTCAAGCGCGCACTGCTGGAATGGAAGGTGCTGTTCTTCCGCGGGCAGAAACTCACCGCCCGTGAGCACGCCGCCGTGGCCCGGCACTGGGGCGAACTCGAAGACCATCCCTTCCTGCCCAAGGCCGAGATCCCCGAGGTGGTCCGCCTCGAACACGACGCGACGCATCCCGGAACCGAGAACATCTGGCACAGCGACGTCAGCTTCAGTCCCAATCCGCCGCTGGGTTCCATGCTGCGCGCTGTCACGGTGCCCGGACTCGGCGGAGACACATTGTGGGCCGACATGTACGCGGCCTACGAGGGACTTCCCGCAGAAGTCCGCGGATACATCGACGGGCTGACCGCGCTCCACGAGATTCCGACGGTGCCTGCGGAAGCCGGGGGCGAGGTGGCGAAGAACATGCGCGCGGCACGCGCCCGACTCCAACCGGTGGAGCACCCCGTGGTGCGCACTCATCCCGAAACCGGCCGCAAACTCCTCTACGTCAACGCGGTGTTCACCACCGCCATCGTCGGTCTGACACCGAGCGAGAGCCAGGACCTGCTCGACCTGCTGTTCCGCCAGGCGGCGCATCCCGAGTACCAGGTCCGCTTCCACTGGGAACCGGGCTCGGTCGCTTTCTGGGACAACCGAGCCACCCAGCACTACGCGGTGAGCGACTACTTCCCCGACTCGCGGCTGATGGAACGAGTCACGGTCATCGGCGACCGCCCGTACTGA
- a CDS encoding ATP-binding protein yields the protein MSPTMILTKPRQDFEIAIAPDLVHVPQARNAAFAIMKLWDIEDSLADDMRLVVSELVSNAIEHGYGRVGLRITETADEVKIEVSDSNPAPARVRCAHEEELRGRGLMIVASLADSWGVSEDGYCTWAAFLTGKQ from the coding sequence ATGTCCCCGACCATGATCCTTACGAAACCCCGGCAAGATTTCGAGATCGCAATCGCTCCAGATCTCGTTCACGTCCCCCAGGCCCGAAACGCCGCATTCGCGATCATGAAGCTTTGGGATATAGAGGATTCCCTGGCGGATGACATGCGGCTGGTTGTGTCAGAACTGGTGTCGAACGCGATCGAGCATGGTTACGGCCGGGTCGGTCTGCGCATCACAGAGACGGCCGACGAAGTAAAGATCGAAGTCTCTGACTCCAATCCGGCACCTGCCCGAGTGCGTTGCGCTCATGAGGAGGAGCTGAGGGGACGGGGTCTCATGATCGTCGCAAGTCTTGCGGACAGCTGGGGCGTGAGTGAGGACGGCTACTGCACCTGGGCGGCATTCCTGACCGGGAAGCAATAA
- a CDS encoding cytochrome b/b6 domain-containing protein produces MTPRAEAHSPQAAAVRRFGPAQRWVHRMTALLMGVCVVTASFLYIPVLAEMVGRRNLVVRIHEWAGLALPVPVLIGLFSRHFRADLGHLNRFGPHDKVWLRAALRRDKRYSSRPAAKFNAGQKIYAAWIAGASLVMLATGLIMWFTHLTPIRWRTSATFVHDWLALTAGIVLAGHVGMAMADPEARAGLRTGMVDPMWAKLKHPLWRPGSKSVR; encoded by the coding sequence ATGACCCCACGAGCTGAGGCGCACAGCCCGCAGGCCGCCGCAGTCCGGCGGTTCGGGCCCGCGCAGCGCTGGGTGCACCGCATGACAGCCCTCTTGATGGGCGTCTGCGTGGTGACGGCATCCTTCCTCTACATCCCGGTCCTCGCAGAGATGGTCGGACGGCGGAACCTGGTGGTCCGCATCCATGAGTGGGCCGGGCTCGCCCTGCCCGTGCCGGTGCTCATCGGCCTGTTCTCCCGCCACTTCCGTGCGGACCTCGGGCATCTGAACCGCTTCGGGCCGCACGACAAGGTGTGGCTGCGGGCGGCCTTGCGCCGCGACAAGCGCTACTCGTCCCGGCCGGCGGCCAAATTCAACGCCGGGCAAAAGATCTACGCGGCCTGGATCGCCGGGGCGTCGCTGGTGATGCTGGCCACGGGCCTGATCATGTGGTTCACCCATCTCACGCCGATCAGGTGGCGGACCAGCGCAACCTTCGTCCACGACTGGCTAGCCCTGACCGCCGGCATTGTCCTGGCCGGACACGTCGGCATGGCCATGGCGGACCCGGAGGCACGCGCCGGCCTACGCACCGGCATGGTCGACCCCATGTGGGCGAAGCTCAAGCATCCTCTGTGGCGCCCAGGGTCGAAATCGGTGCGCTGA
- a CDS encoding molybdopterin-dependent oxidoreductase produces MNSERPEKRGAPVGRRVFLGTLGLGALGVYAAPSLQRGTEAFLGSASQLDPSGLTGLLPNGGGFRYYSVTSSVPRKDATNYTLEIGGLVDRPKTYTLDDLRALPQTRMVRDVQCVTGWRVPETPFEGVRLSRLLDAAGVHAKAGAVRFTCFDGAYSESLTLDQARRSDVLVALRMQDKDIGHSHGGPVRLYVAPMYFYKSAKWLSGITVTEDVRPGYWERLGYDIDAWVGRSNGRDDDPTS; encoded by the coding sequence GTGAACTCTGAACGACCCGAGAAGCGAGGCGCTCCCGTGGGCAGACGCGTCTTTCTCGGCACCCTCGGCCTCGGGGCGTTGGGCGTCTATGCCGCACCAAGTCTGCAACGCGGTACCGAAGCGTTTCTGGGCAGTGCATCACAGCTCGACCCATCCGGCTTGACCGGTCTGCTGCCCAACGGCGGCGGCTTCCGCTACTACTCGGTGACCTCTTCGGTGCCGCGCAAGGACGCGACGAACTACACCCTCGAGATCGGGGGACTGGTCGACCGTCCGAAGACCTACACACTGGACGACCTGCGCGCACTGCCCCAGACCCGGATGGTCAGGGACGTCCAGTGCGTCACCGGCTGGCGGGTGCCGGAGACCCCCTTCGAGGGCGTACGGCTGTCCCGCCTGCTGGATGCCGCGGGCGTGCACGCCAAGGCCGGGGCGGTGCGCTTCACGTGCTTCGACGGCGCCTACTCCGAAAGCCTCACCCTCGACCAAGCGCGTCGCTCTGATGTCTTGGTGGCTCTGCGCATGCAGGACAAGGACATCGGCCACTCCCACGGCGGCCCGGTCCGCCTGTACGTGGCGCCGATGTACTTCTACAAGTCCGCCAAGTGGCTGTCGGGGATCACTGTCACCGAGGACGTGCGCCCAGGCTACTGGGAGCGCCTCGGGTATGACATCGACGCCTGGGTCGGCCGATCGAACGGGCGTGACGATGACCCCACGAGCTGA
- a CDS encoding MDR family MFS transporter: MTSAADAASAPARAGTPGTVEPSRYSHREIMVILSGLLLGMFLAALDQTVVSTAIYKIGESLHGLTAQAWVTTAFLITSTIATPLYGKLSDQYGRKPFFMFAISVFVVGSTLCTLSTSMYMLAAFRAVQGIGAGGLFSLALAIIGDIIPPRERAKYQGYFMAVFGTSSVLGPVIGGALAGAGTVAGIDGWRWIFLINVPIGIAALIVVAKVLHLDHQRRDQKIDYLGALALITTLVPLLVVAEQGREWGWGSGRSLASYITGAVGVVLFLLAERRAGDDALLPLRLFRNRMFAIGTAQSFIIGIGMFGGITLLPLYLQLVKGNSPTKAGLLTLPLVLGIMLLSLVSGQITSRTGRYKAFPVIGCVLLVSGLLMLWKVSADSGLLYIDISMFVVGAGLGLNLQTIVLAMQNAVSARDIGVATSSTTFFRQMGGTIGVAIFLSIVYSLVSDKIASAFAAAQHTTAFEKAAAAHPDQLKILSDTNTDALNDTSFLSKLDSTLAHPFKVGFTDSISVAFLVGAVVLVVALLLSLLIKEVPLRTHAAAFDKAE, encoded by the coding sequence ATGACATCAGCTGCCGACGCCGCGTCGGCTCCCGCAAGAGCGGGAACGCCAGGAACGGTCGAGCCGAGCCGCTACTCCCACCGCGAGATCATGGTGATCCTTTCGGGCCTGCTCCTGGGTATGTTCCTGGCCGCGCTGGACCAGACCGTGGTCTCCACCGCCATCTACAAGATCGGCGAGAGCCTGCATGGCCTCACCGCGCAGGCGTGGGTCACCACGGCGTTCCTGATCACCTCGACCATCGCGACGCCGCTCTACGGGAAGCTGTCCGACCAGTACGGGCGCAAGCCGTTCTTCATGTTCGCGATTTCCGTGTTCGTGGTCGGCTCGACACTGTGCACGCTCTCCACGTCCATGTACATGCTCGCCGCGTTCCGAGCCGTCCAGGGTATCGGCGCCGGTGGCTTGTTCTCACTGGCGCTCGCCATCATCGGTGACATCATCCCGCCGCGTGAACGTGCCAAGTATCAGGGCTACTTCATGGCCGTTTTCGGTACGTCCAGCGTGCTCGGCCCGGTCATCGGCGGCGCACTCGCCGGTGCGGGCACGGTCGCAGGCATCGACGGCTGGCGCTGGATCTTCCTGATCAACGTGCCGATCGGCATCGCTGCCCTGATCGTCGTAGCCAAGGTGCTCCACCTCGACCACCAGCGCCGCGATCAGAAGATCGACTACCTGGGCGCGCTTGCGCTGATCACCACGTTGGTCCCTCTGCTCGTGGTCGCCGAGCAGGGGCGTGAGTGGGGCTGGGGTTCAGGCCGCTCGCTGGCCTCGTACATCACCGGCGCCGTCGGCGTGGTGCTGTTCCTGCTGGCCGAGCGCCGCGCAGGCGACGATGCGCTGCTGCCTCTGCGGCTCTTCCGCAACCGGATGTTCGCGATCGGCACCGCCCAGTCGTTCATCATCGGTATCGGGATGTTCGGCGGCATCACCCTGCTGCCGCTCTACCTCCAACTGGTCAAGGGCAACTCCCCCACCAAAGCGGGGCTCCTGACGCTGCCGCTGGTGCTCGGCATCATGCTGCTGTCACTCGTCTCAGGCCAGATCACCTCTCGCACCGGGCGTTACAAAGCCTTTCCGGTGATCGGCTGTGTTCTCCTGGTGTCGGGTCTGCTGATGTTGTGGAAGGTGTCAGCCGACAGCGGTCTGTTGTACATCGACATCTCGATGTTCGTCGTCGGCGCCGGGCTCGGCCTGAACCTGCAGACCATCGTGCTGGCGATGCAGAACGCGGTCTCCGCCAGGGACATCGGAGTCGCCACGTCCTCCACTACCTTCTTCCGGCAGATGGGCGGCACCATCGGCGTCGCCATCTTCTTGTCCATCGTCTACTCGCTGGTCTCCGACAAGATCGCAAGTGCCTTCGCGGCCGCGCAGCACACCACAGCCTTCGAGAAGGCGGCGGCCGCCCACCCGGACCAGTTGAAGATCCTGAGCGACACCAACACGGACGCACTCAACGACACGTCCTTCCTGTCGAAGCTCGACTCGACCCTGGCCCACCCTTTCAAGGTCGGCTTCACCGACTCGATCTCGGTGGCTTTCCTGGTGGGCGCGGTGGTCCTCGTCGTCGCGCTGCTGCTCTCCTTGCTGATCAAGGAGGTCCCGCTGCGAACCCACGCAGCCGCGTTCGACAAAGCCGAGTAG